A section of the Polynucleobacter sp. AP-Jannik-300A-C4 genome encodes:
- a CDS encoding efflux transporter outer membrane subunit, translated as MFGSKDFSSLRLLPFIFTGFLSACAVGPDFKQPDAPNTSGYTETALSQKLTTAPGVPGGTNQEFIEGADIEAQWWELFKSPELDVLIKKALQQNPNLGAADAALRASQENVSAQIGGQYFPAIGLNGGATRQLQPSAIYGLPYGSDTYNLYNASVNVTYKLDVFGGARRAVEGARAQAEIAQFQLEGAYLSLTANIVTGAVREAALRAQMQATEEILKAQTNLAEVTEKQLAIGTVSRVDVTSQRTLVSNSQVDLFTYERNLSFARNQLAVLVGELPSNAKITKFDLKSLHLPEKLPLSVPSSLVRQRPDVRAAEAQLKATNALVGVATANLLPQFNITGAIGSAALTSAALFGPNATLWSVAGGIFQPLFQGGQLLAQRRGAVANYEQAVYQYQATVLKAFQEVADALRALETGAQALKSASDAERYAYETLELVQQQYKLGTASYLAVLYYQNQYQIAKVKSVSAQATRFSDTAALFAALGGGWWNRTSPAFQPKAIANKDQNETSGNN; from the coding sequence ATGTTTGGCTCTAAGGATTTCTCTAGTTTGCGTTTGCTTCCGTTTATTTTTACGGGATTTCTTTCTGCATGCGCGGTAGGTCCAGACTTTAAGCAGCCCGATGCTCCCAATACGTCTGGATATACCGAAACTGCACTTTCACAAAAGTTGACTACTGCACCTGGAGTACCTGGTGGAACGAATCAAGAATTTATTGAAGGCGCTGATATTGAGGCTCAATGGTGGGAATTATTTAAATCTCCCGAGCTAGATGTATTGATCAAAAAAGCTTTGCAGCAAAACCCTAATTTAGGTGCAGCTGATGCTGCTCTGCGTGCGAGCCAAGAAAATGTCAGCGCACAAATTGGTGGGCAGTACTTCCCAGCAATTGGTTTAAATGGTGGCGCTACTCGACAGTTACAGCCTTCTGCTATTTATGGCTTGCCTTATGGCTCTGATACTTACAACCTCTACAACGCTTCTGTAAATGTCACCTACAAGCTTGATGTTTTTGGCGGGGCACGCCGAGCAGTTGAAGGCGCCAGAGCGCAAGCAGAGATTGCGCAGTTTCAGTTGGAGGGCGCATATCTTTCGCTGACCGCCAATATTGTTACTGGTGCAGTACGTGAAGCGGCTTTGCGTGCACAGATGCAGGCTACAGAAGAAATTCTGAAGGCACAAACAAATTTAGCTGAGGTAACAGAAAAGCAACTAGCGATTGGTACGGTTTCTCGAGTGGATGTGACATCACAAAGAACCTTGGTATCTAACTCCCAAGTGGATTTGTTTACTTATGAGCGCAATCTTTCCTTTGCGCGTAATCAGTTGGCTGTCTTGGTCGGTGAGCTACCCAGCAATGCCAAGATCACGAAGTTTGACTTGAAGTCTTTGCACTTGCCAGAGAAGCTCCCGCTTTCAGTGCCATCGAGCCTAGTGCGCCAACGCCCAGACGTGCGCGCTGCAGAAGCGCAGCTCAAGGCCACCAATGCTTTGGTGGGGGTAGCCACTGCCAATTTATTGCCACAATTTAATATCACTGGCGCTATTGGTTCCGCAGCATTGACTAGCGCAGCCCTCTTTGGGCCGAACGCAACCCTATGGTCGGTTGCTGGTGGAATCTTTCAGCCACTCTTTCAGGGTGGACAATTATTAGCGCAACGTCGTGGCGCTGTTGCGAATTATGAGCAGGCGGTTTACCAATACCAGGCGACCGTACTCAAAGCATTTCAAGAGGTAGCCGATGCATTGCGAGCTCTCGAGACTGGCGCACAAGCATTGAAATCAGCATCAGATGCAGAGCGTTACGCTTATGAAACTTTGGAATTAGTGCAACAGCAATACAAGCTAGGCACTGCTAGCTACTTAGCTGTTCTCTACTACCAAAATCAATATCAAATTGCTAAAGTCAAATCGGTTTCTGCACAAGCAACCCGATTCTCAGATACAGCAGCATTATTTGCAGCACTAGGCGGCGGCTGGTGGAATCGAACCAGCCCAGCCTTTCAACCAAAAGCCATAGCGAACAAAGATCAAAATGAAACTTCTGGAAACAATTAA